GATTTGGTGGGCGGGAGAGGACTTGAACCTCCATGCCTTGCGGCACCAGCTCCTAAGGCTGGCGTGTCTGCCATTTCACCACCCGCCCTGCTTTCGCGAACACTGTCCGCCCAGTAGGATTCGAACCTACGACCTTCTCGTTAAGAGCGAGCAGCTCTACCAACTGAGCTATGGGCGGAAATACGTTACGTATTTATACCACAAAAGAGCTACAGACTCAAATTCCGGATGACCTCTGCTGTGATGGTCGTGGTGGCCGCTTCGCTTGTCGCACCATACAATCTTATCTCGTCACCTTCTACGAATCTCTTGAACGAGATCGTGCTTCTATTTTTATTCAAGAGTTTTGTGTTTCCATCCAGAACGACGTCATATTCTTTTCTATCCAATACCGCCCTGATCTTAGACTGATTTGTTATCGATAATATCTTGCCGGAATAATTTCTCGGCTCAAACTGCTTCAGATCGATGAAGACATTCACTGCCGTTGCGGCGAGCGAATTGTCGGCATGATTATATTCGCCGGATACAGAAATAACTTTGTCTCCAGCTTGCAACCACGGTGTAGTTATTGTAAGCGTTCCTTTATATATCGGCGCGGAGCCCACGTTCACGCGTACCGGGCCATACTTGGTTGAGTACAACGTAAAGGCGTTTTGGTCGGCCATGACTGCCCCGATATTTCCCGAGAAAGCGCTCGTCTCTTTAAGCACCATTAGGTCGACGACATTCCTGGCCGCCATAGTGAAGGTATTGCCATTAGCCTCAAGTGTGCCGTCTATATTGAGATAGTCACCTTCTTTTAATTCTTTAAGTGTTGTAGCCTCACCGTATCTGCGGTAGAACTTGGTATCACCATTAGTCTTTATTGTAACCCGCAAGAACATGTCGCCCCAGACAAGCCGGGCAAAGAACGTGGTGCCGGCAAATTGAGCAATCTTTACATTACGTAAAGTCATCGCTCCATCCCTAGTCACTGTAATCTCCGGCCGCCTATCAGTACCGACTATATTTTGTAAAATAGAAATCTGCGTTGGCGTCGTTGTATCGACCTGTGCAAATGCAAACGACGGAACAGTGAGTAATACGAGTAAAAGTTTCTTCATAATTTTTTTACATTTTTTCTAAAGTTTCGATTCCTAACAACTTCAGACCATTTCTAATAACCTGCGCAGTGGCGGCGGCAATCGCAACTCGATGCGGCGATTCTGCATCATCAGCGCTAACAATCTGTGTACTGCCATAAAAGCTATTGAACTCCTGCGCAAGCTGGAGCAAGTAACTTGCAAGATGGTTCGGTGCATAGTCAAGCCCGGCTCGCTCGATAATTTCTGGATAGCGCGCGATGAGCCGAGCGAGCGAGCTTCCGGGTAAGGTTTCGCCTTCCCCTACAGGGTAAGGCGAAACCTTACCCGAGATTCCTGCCGACTCGGCCTTTCGCAATAGTGACTGAATTCGGGCATACACATATTGCAAATACGGCCCAGAGTCCCCTTCGAAACTTAGGGATGTGTCGAAATCAAAAGTCGTGTCGGTCGTCCTGCCAGTGCGCAGAATGCTATATTTAATAGCACCGAGCGCGATGATTTCCAGGGCTTCGTCCTCATTCTCAAACATAAATTTCTCCGCCGGTATCCTAGCCTTGAGCTCTTTCTTTGTAAGTTCTATCAAGTCGTCAACATATACAATATTCCCGGTGCGCGAACTCATTTTGCCGGAGCCCTTGATGCTCACCAGGCCGTATGGCAGATGTGTAAAATCCGAAATCTTACCGATACCAAGTTGCTCGCATATCGCGAACACCTGTCGTAATGCCAGCGACTGCTCCGGCCCAACGACCCAGAACATTTTATCAGCGCGCGTCTTTTCTTTCTTAAGTTTCGTTAAAGCGATATCTTGCGTAATATATAAAGATGTACCGTCGCGCTTCATTAATATAGTATCGGGAATCTTGTACGACTCAAGTTTCGAGAGGACTGCGCCGTCTTCAAGCTTAGTAAACACGCTTTTTGCCAATCCCTCTTCTATGTATTTCTTACCTTCTGCGTAATGCTCGCTCTCTTTCCAGAAGATATCTACACTGCTTCCAAGTCGCTTCATCGTTGCCATTTGCCCATCAAGCACCCAGCCCACAAGTAATGACGTTAGTTCTCGAACATATGGTCCGTCCGCATCCCACGCCAAAGTTAGCTCTCTTACTAGTGCTTCGGTTTCAAGATTTTTGAAATCATCAGTGCCAAGCGTATAATACTGTTCTACGAAACGATCCGGCTTGATGCCCACAGATTCAGGCGTGAGCCACTCTGATTTATTTTCTGCCCAGCCAGCCACAGTCGCCTTCGTCTCGTCTTTATCATTTCTGCCAAATTTGAGATAGCCCCAGACAAGCTTCATAATGGCTATCCCTCTGTCATTTAAAACGTAGTCTCGCACAACGTTAATACCCATAGCTTGCCACAGATTAGAAACCGCCATACCGGTGATGTTGTTGCGCAAATGGCCAAGGTGTAGCGCCTTCGTCGGATTGGCTGAAGTGTGCTCGATGAGCCAAGTCTTGCCCTTGCCCCAGTCACTTTTGCCATATGCCTCTTTCTCATCAAGAATAGTCTTCAAACTTCCTGCAAAAAACTCCGGTTTGAGAAATATATTCACGAATCCAGGCCCAGCCACTTCAGCCTTCGCAACAAGCGCGTGCTTCTCGAGTTCGGCTGCAATCTGCTCGCCGATATCCTTAGGTTTTTTACCCAGCTCTTTAGAAAGTTGCAAAGCAACGTTGGTCGTGTAATCACCGTGCTCGAAAGATTCCGGGTGCGTCAAGGCAACATTCACCTCCCCATCAAATCTAGGGAATATCCTGCGTACAATATCCAGCACCTCCCGCGCGAGTTTTTCTCTAATATTTTCCGTCATCACACCATAGTAGCAATACCGAGGTCAGTTATCAAACGTGGATATCAATTCGGGGTAAGGTTTCGCCTTACCCCGAAGGGCTAAAGCCCGAAAGAAAATTCAAAAACCCAAAGTATCAAAGGGTCAAAGATTCAAAGGAAGGCAAAAAGAATAACGAACTAAGCATCCAACTTGCGGGATCGGAAGACCAGCCTGCTGCCAGCACTCCACCTGCTGTCAGGAGAGGCGTAGCCGTAGCTGAGCCAGCGCCTGCCACCGTCCGCGCTGACGCTCCAGACGCGCGGATCGTCGCCACGATCGGTAATCTGCTTCATGGCCATATAGAGATATTCTCCCATAGGTTGGTCGGAATATTGGAGACGCAGGTAAACACCTGCTTCAGCGGGTACGAGCTCGAAACCGAGTTCCGCTGCTCTTGTGTAGATTTCATCAGTCGTTGCACCGTTCGGGAAGCCCAGAGATTCCACTGAAAAGCTAACCAGATTGTATTGTTCTTGTGTGCCGGTAAACTCTGTTTTTGCGAGCATGTCTTTGGCGTAGTCGCCGACTTCAAAACCCTTCGCCTTGAGTGCTCGCTTCGCCTCTTCTGCATTTGTGATAGTTGGGTCGCCTTCGACGGTTTTCAGGAATATACTTTGGTCGGGGAAGCGTTCATAGGCGTGTTTGATTGATGGTGGAAACTTTGCATATACTTCGGGATTCCACGGGCCGATATAGGCGACGGTTTCTGAAGTAATGGCACTCGGTTCGTAGGCGATTTGTGCAGGAGTACAGTCAAAGAGTACGGGAAGGTCATCCTTTTGGTTGCGCTTCGCCTGTATTTCTTTGATCCGCGGGTCGCGGTCGTAGCCAAAACCCTCAATTTTTGACTCGATCTCGTAGAGAAAGATAAGGTCTTCTCGGGGTAAGGTTTCGCCTTCCCCCGCCTTGCGCTCGATGTCGGTGAGGCGCTTCATGTCTGCAGACTTCTTTTTGTACTTGTCTGCTTCGGGGCCGAAGTCTTTTAGTTTCTCGTCGAGCTTTGGAGCAATATGCGGGTCGAAGTTTTGGTCATGGGCAATACCGCGGATTTCACCGATGTGCTCGCCCTGCATGCGGATAGCTAGGCGTGGGACAATCGCTTCGCCCGCCTCATTGATTGAGTAGTAGAGGTGCATGTCTCCGCCATCTAGGTAGTTTTGCGCAGTGGTAAGATCGGCGATGCACCATTCTAGCGGGTGGCCTTCTAGAGATTGTACCAGCTCTGTTGCATCGCCGCCTTGCTTATAGGTAATCCATTTTCCTCGTGTCTCCTGCAAGCCTTCGGTAGAATACTCCGGCATTTCAATCAGAAATTGCGCGTATATTTTGGAGAAGTTCTCGGTGGAGAGAAGGGCTTGGAACTCCTCATCGGAGAGCTTAATGCTTTCGTTTTTGAGGGCTGTTCGCTCGTCTTTGGGCTTTGCCTTTTGCTCGAGACGCTAGCGCAGCATGCCAATTGTAAGAGCAAGTGCTCGTGGGTTGAGCGGGGGGAACGAAGCTACGGAGTCTTTGGTTCGTTTCTGGAAACGGGCGGTCTCTTTGCCATTTTCACCTTCCTCTTTCTTGAGCTTGCCCATTTCAAGCATAGAGCGGAAGGCCCAGTATTTCGCCCAGTCGGGGTACTGTGCATCAGACGAGGAAAGGTAGTCGATCCACTTGTTGAGGCTGTGTGTTTGGTTGTTGACGATCTGTTCCGTCTTCTGCTTTTTAAACTCTTCCGTAATCTCGACATCTCCGTGCCCTAAGTCTCGAGCAATACGTTGTTCTAGCAGAAAAGCTTCTTCGGGAACTTCTTCGGGCTTGATGACGAATTTGTCGTTGAGGACGCGCTTCAAGGCCTCGATACCGCGCTCTTTGCCTTCGGGTTCTTCACGATTTAGAATTTCATTGAAACGGTCAAGGTAGTTTTGAATGCGTTTAAGGGGCTTTTGTGAGACTTTTTCACCCGTTCGTATTTCTGTGCGCTTGGCAGCAGAAGCCACCTCTCCGCTGCTGTGGAGAGCGCTATATTTTTCTTTGAGAAAGGCTGGGTTTTCTTCGGTAGGGAATTTTTCCATGAGAAGAGTATATCAAACGCCAAAATTGACGCAAATTTATCTATCGGAGTAAGGCGAAACCTTACCCCGAATATGGATATTTTGGCTTTTTCTCTTTTTCGCCTATTAGCATTGTGGCGACTTCGCTGAAGTCTCCCTGCTCTATAAGCCATTTAAAATAGTTATTTGGAATCTTGGTATAATCTTTCAGAACCTCCGGATTTAGGATCTTATTTTTTACAAACTTATTGTCGTACGCTTTAGCACTTGAGTATTGATACGTTTGTAGCACAGACTCTCTTGGTAAGAAATTCTTCATCTCACAGGGATTTAGGTGGATGTAATCTATAATTTTCAGCAAGTATTCTTCATCGGTTATCAGCTTACTTTTAAATACTCCTTGAAAAAGTGCGCCGCTCCGCCCATACTTTTCGTTAAAATACATTGTGTAGGCAGTGCCGAGCCGTTGCATAAACTTACTGATACCTCCCTCATAAATTTCGTGGAGGAGTAAATGAAAATGATTCGGCATAAGGCAGTATGCCATTACCGCAACAAGTGGTTTATGGTCAATATCTTTTTCTGCTTCTTCTCCTTGCGATTTTATCAGACGACTTGGACTTTCCACTTCACGATCATTGAGCAAATACAGATACTTTAAAAACAACTTGCGGTCAGCATTGGACAGAAAAATATCGCGCTTCTCGGTTCCGCGATTATAAACATGGTGAAAAGATTCTAATTCAATAGGTACACGCTCCATTTCCCCATTATACCCTTATTCGGGGTAAGGTTTCGCCTTACTCTGGGGATAAGTTAGACTGTTTGGGTGCGGGTTGCTTTGATTCTTTCGTTCTCGGTCAGGTACTGCTTGCGTAGGCGAACACTTGTGGGGGTGATTTCTAAATATTCGTCTTCATTCATTACTTCGAGTCCGCGTTCAATGGTGAGCAAATATGGTGGGACGAGGTCGATTGCTTCATCGGATGACTTGGACCGCATGTTGGTCAGCTGTTTACCCTTGGTCGGGTTGACGGCCATCTCCTCGCCTTTCGACGTATTGCCGATCACCATGCCTTCATACACCTCTGTCCCCGCTCCTATATACAGAGCACCGCGATCCTGCAAGTTCCAAAGGGCGAAGCCGAGGGCCTTGCCGGACTCCATCGAGATCATTGAGCCAACGGGCTTCTTGCGGATCTCACCGGCGTAGGGCTTAAAGCCAATAACGCGCGAGGATAAAATCCCTTCGCCTTTGGTATCGACGATAAATTGAGAACGATAACCAAGCAAGCCGCGGGTGGGACCTTCGAAAATAATGCGGGTCAACTCGCCAACTTGTTTGAGCTCGCTCATTACAAATGCGCGCGAACCCAAGCGCTCGATTATGACGCCTTGGAATTCTGCCGGTGTGTCAACAATGACCTCCTCGAATGGTTCATGTTTATTGCCGTCGACATTATGGAAGATAACTTGTGGTTGAGAAACTTGCAGCTCATAGCCTTCACGGCGCATGTTCTCGAGCAATATGGAAATATGCATTTCTCCTCGGCCGGAAACTTGGAATCTTTCCGCTTCTGTAAAGTCTACGCGGAGCCCCACGTTGACCTCGAGTTCGCGTTCAAGCCTCTCACGAATCTGACGCGTCGTCACGAACTTGCCTTCTCTGCCGGCAAAAGGGCTTGAGTTCGGCATGAAGTTAAGCGTGATGGTCGGCTCGTCTACCGATATTGCCTTGAGCGGTTCGGCTGAGGCATCAGAGGTAACCGTCTCGCCGATGTCGATATCCGCCAAGCCGGCAATCATCACGATGTCTCCGGCCTCGGCTTCTGTTGCTTCTACTTTCTGCATTCCCTTGAAGGTGAAGATTTTAGTTAGCTTTCCACTGCGCGTATCGCCGTTTGGCTTGCGGACGAAGACGTTCTGCCCGGCCTTGATAATACCCTCATAGACACGGCCGACGGCCATGCGACCGAGGAAGTTGTCGTAAGCGAGATTGAACGACTGGAAGCGAAGAGGTACATCATGCTTGGCATTCGAGGCCGGCGGTACGTAAGCGAGAATAGTATCAAGAAGCGGTGTCAGATCACTCGACTCGTCGGTCAATTTTTTCTTCGCCACGCCGGCGCGGCCGTTGGCATAAACGACGGGGAAGTTTATTTGCGCGTCGTCGGCACCAAGCTCCATGAAGAGTTCGAGGACTTGTTCCTCGCACCGCGCCGGATCAGCGGCAGGCTTGTCTATTTTATTGATGACGACAATCGGCTCAAGGCCAAGCTCGAGCGATTTCTTTAGTACGAATCTGGTTTGTGGCATTGGCCCTTCCTGCGCGTCAACGATAAGTAATACCGAATCGATGGCAGAGAGCACGCGCTCCACCTCGGAGCCGAAGTCAGCATGGCCCGGTGTGTCTACTATATTAATCTTAGTATCTTTGTAATATATCGCAGCGTTTTTGGAATATATAGTAATACCGCGCTCTTGCTCGAGAGCATTGGTGTCCATCGTAACCCCCTCGCCACCCACGCCTGTCTGCTTCAAAAGAGCGTCGGTCAAGGTGGTCTTGCCGTGGTCCACGTGTGCGATAATTGCGATATTGCGGATTTCCATAAAGAAACTATAATAACACAAAATCACGTCCATTGGAAGTGATTTTGTGTTTATCTTAAATTCTCTAATTCTGCAATTCTGCCTATTTGCACCCACCCGCTCCTACCGTATTACAGACGACGTTCAGTATCCCGAAGACGGAAATCATTATAGCCAAGCCGATGACGCCATAAAGCATGTGCTGTCTGCCCTTGCTCCGCTCTGCCTCGTTATCAACATGATAGATGAACTCCGCAACACCCCAGATAAAGTAAGCAAGCGCAGCCGCTCCCAAGAGACCAATGATTGGATTAAGTATCGCGGACTCTATCTTACCGATAAGGGCTACGGCGGCGTTCATGTATTAAGCGCTAGCCAGTTTACTGAACAGATTGTACAACTCCGGGAGCCGGAAGAACCTGAACACGCTGTATTCCCAAAGTATCCTGCAAGAAGTAAACAAGCCCCCAGACCGAGGCAATAACGAACATGGCGATAGTGCCATAAATCATGCGCGCGCGACCCTCTTCTTTCTTACCCGTGTCACCTGACTCCAAAATGTACTCTGCCAAGCCGTAGATGAAATAGATAAGCGCCAGAGCAACCATAATAGGCACAATGGCGTTGAATACCTTCTGCAAGGTAACCATAAAGCCCAAAATATTCGACGGGTTACCACTCACCTGTGCTCCAGCAATGAACGGCGCGAACGCCATCATCCCGAGAACCGCTGCTTTTATGTTTCGTGACATATACTAATATTAATTAATTCTAAATAATTTTCGACTTAATAAATTTTCTTGATAAACTTTATAATGTGTATATTGTACCGTGCCTATCGCAACCTGTACAGTGGAAAGCTTATCGATTGGCTGGGAGTAGTGGCGCGTTTATAGTACTTTTGTCTCCTACGCCTGTCGTCGTTTGTATAAACGCCACTAATCCCCACACCGACACTAGCACGAACATCGCGATAGTACCCCAGATCATTCTGGTTCGACCTTCTTCTTTCTTGCCTGATTCACCGGATATTAAGATGTATTCCGCTAAGCCGTAGATAAAGTAGATGAGCGCGAGGCCAACGAAGATAGGCACGAGTGCGTTCATGGCAGACTTAACAGTACCGAGGAAACCGAGCAAGTCAGCGGCGAATGCCACCATTGGTAATGTAGTAATCACCCCCACTATCCCGATTTTTGTTTTTATATGCTTCATGTTAAATAACTCATTATAATTAATTTTGATTAAATCGTTGGAAGCCCCGGCGAGACCACCTGCACATTAGCATCAATGCCGACAGTCTTTTGTAAAAACGCCACCAATCCCCACACCGACACTAGCACGAACATCGCTATCGTGCCCCAGATCATACGCGTCCTGCCTTCTTCTTTCTTGCCCGACTCACCGGAGATTAATATGTATTCTGCCAGGCCGTAGATAAAATAAATCAAAGCCAGACCGACCATAATTGGGACCAACAGATTCATTACACTTTTAACCGTTTGCAAAAAACTAAATGCGCTTCCTCCTCCGTTCCCTACCCGCCCGCCCACAGCTGCGTCTGCTTGCGCATATATCGTCGTCGGGATTAATAATAATACAGGAACAGCTAACCGCAATAAATTCTTTGTTCTATTCACGATTATTTTTAATTTCTATTACTTATTAAATTGAGGTGCGGGAGGAGCATTTAACGAGGAACTTTGTGTATTTCCCCAGACCGTTGCTTGCAGAAGATTCACCAGCCCCCAGACAGAAATTATCACGAACATGGCTATCGTACCCCAGACCATGCGCATTCTGCCTTCTTCTTTTTTAGATGCCTCGCCGGAGACCAGAATATATTCTGCAAGTCCATAGATAAAGTAGATGAGTGCGAGGCCAACGCAGAGCGGGACGATTATACTGAAAATACCGCGAATGTTGTTTAAGATAGATTTTACGTCGGTCATTATTTTTATTTTAATTTATCGACAGTGGCCTTTAGTGCCTCGCTTATAACCTTGGCACCGAGCACGACACCGGCGCCGATGACCGTCCAGAGGAAGGCGTTATTCGCCGTCTTAATCTCCTCCGGCTTGCCCTGCGCCTTTACGAACATGAAGCCGACCCAGATGATAGCCATCACCAAGACCGGCACGCCGATATCAATAACGACTTGGAGAATATCTTTAAGCAGTGTCTGAATGTCTGGCGCACTGATAGGATTGCTAAGTGGTGCTGAAGCCGCAGTTACCAACGCGATCGGCATGAAGGCAAGAGAAATCGCGATTAATTTTTTTAGTGTTCTCATTATTTTAAATTCTATAATTCTTCAATTCCTTAATTCTGTTCGTGTTATATTGTACACCTACTGGCCCAAAAAGTTAATCTTCGCGCCGAGTCCTTTAAGAATAGCATTGACGATAAGCCATGCGCCAAGAGCGATTATCATCCCGATAACGACGTAATAAAAAATATTATGCGCTTCTGTAATCTTAGACGGATTCCCCTGCGCGGTTACGTACTTAAATCCCGCGAACATTATGGCAATAACCGCAACAGGAGCGAGAATCTTTAATATCAAAAAATTCCAAATGTTGCTGATGAGAGTATACAACTGCTGGAAGTCGCATTCGTTTGGA
Above is a window of Candidatus Paceibacterota bacterium DNA encoding:
- a CDS encoding DUF5666 domain-containing protein translates to MKKLLLVLLTVPSFAFAQVDTTTPTQISILQNIVGTDRRPEITVTRDGAMTLRNVKIAQFAGTTFFARLVWGDMFLRVTIKTNGDTKFYRRYGEATTLKELKEGDYLNIDGTLEANGNTFTMAARNVVDLMVLKETSAFSGNIGAVMADQNAFTLYSTKYGPVRVNVGSAPIYKGTLTITTPWLQAGDKVISVSGEYNHADNSLAATAVNVFIDLKQFEPRNYSGKILSITNQSKIRAVLDRKEYDVVLDGNTKLLNKNRSTISFKRFVEGDEIRLYGATSEAATTTITAEVIRNLSL
- the argS gene encoding arginine--tRNA ligase encodes the protein MTENIREKLAREVLDIVRRIFPRFDGEVNVALTHPESFEHGDYTTNVALQLSKELGKKPKDIGEQIAAELEKHALVAKAEVAGPGFVNIFLKPEFFAGSLKTILDEKEAYGKSDWGKGKTWLIEHTSANPTKALHLGHLRNNITGMAVSNLWQAMGINVVRDYVLNDRGIAIMKLVWGYLKFGRNDKDETKATVAGWAENKSEWLTPESVGIKPDRFVEQYYTLGTDDFKNLETEALVRELTLAWDADGPYVRELTSLLVGWVLDGQMATMKRLGSSVDIFWKESEHYAEGKKYIEEGLAKSVFTKLEDGAVLSKLESYKIPDTILMKRDGTSLYITQDIALTKLKKEKTRADKMFWVVGPEQSLALRQVFAICEQLGIGKISDFTHLPYGLVSIKGSGKMSSRTGNIVYVDDLIELTKKELKARIPAEKFMFENEDEALEIIALGAIKYSILRTGRTTDTTFDFDTSLSFEGDSGPYLQYVYARIQSLLRKAESAGISGKVSPYPVGEGETLPGSSLARLIARYPEIIERAGLDYAPNHLASYLLQLAQEFNSFYGSTQIVSADDAESPHRVAIAAATAQVIRNGLKLLGIETLEKM
- a CDS encoding transposase, coding for MERVPIELESFHHVYNRGTEKRDIFLSNADRKLFLKYLYLLNDREVESPSRLIKSQGEEAEKDIDHKPLVAVMAYCLMPNHFHLLLHEIYEGGISKFMQRLGTAYTMYFNEKYGRSGALFQGVFKSKLITDEEYLLKIIDYIHLNPCEMKNFLPRESVLQTYQYSSAKAYDNKFVKNKILNPEVLKDYTKIPNNYFKWLIEQGDFSEVATMLIGEKEKKPKYPYSG
- the typA gene encoding translational GTPase TypA, with product MEIRNIAIIAHVDHGKTTLTDALLKQTGVGGEGVTMDTNALEQERGITIYSKNAAIYYKDTKINIVDTPGHADFGSEVERVLSAIDSVLLIVDAQEGPMPQTRFVLKKSLELGLEPIVVINKIDKPAADPARCEEQVLELFMELGADDAQINFPVVYANGRAGVAKKKLTDESSDLTPLLDTILAYVPPASNAKHDVPLRFQSFNLAYDNFLGRMAVGRVYEGIIKAGQNVFVRKPNGDTRSGKLTKIFTFKGMQKVEATEAEAGDIVMIAGLADIDIGETVTSDASAEPLKAISVDEPTITLNFMPNSSPFAGREGKFVTTRQIRERLERELEVNVGLRVDFTEAERFQVSGRGEMHISILLENMRREGYELQVSQPQVIFHNVDGNKHEPFEEVIVDTPAEFQGVIIERLGSRAFVMSELKQVGELTRIIFEGPTRGLLGYRSQFIVDTKGEGILSSRVIGFKPYAGEIRKKPVGSMISMESGKALGFALWNLQDRGALYIGAGTEVYEGMVIGNTSKGEEMAVNPTKGKQLTNMRSKSSDEAIDLVPPYLLTIERGLEVMNEDEYLEITPTSVRLRKQYLTENERIKATRTQTV
- a CDS encoding TrbC/VirB2 family protein yields the protein MRTLKKLIAISLAFMPIALVTAASAPLSNPISAPDIQTLLKDILQVVIDIGVPVLVMAIIWVGFMFVKAQGKPEEIKTANNAFLWTVIGAGVVLGAKVISEALKATVDKLK
- a CDS encoding pilin, producing the protein MLHHSKKFIVISFLLLMFGASATVFAEGLGGVQPEPGAATNLVPCGKGGDPNECDFQQLYTLISNIWNFLILKILAPVAVIAIMFAGFKYVTAQGNPSKITEAHNIFYYVVIGMIIALGAWLIVNAILKGLGAKINFLGQ